A stretch of Sinimarinibacterium sp. NLF-5-8 DNA encodes these proteins:
- the tgt gene encoding tRNA guanosine(34) transglycosylase Tgt, protein MKFELLKTSGAARRGRLHFMRGVVDTPAFMPVGTYGTVKAMTPAEVRQVGAQIVLGNTFHLMLRPGPQVIRALGGLHRFMNWDGPILTDSGGFQVWSLSKLRKITEEGVRFASPINGERIFLTPEQSIEVQHALGSDVIMQFDECTPYPASERQARDSMALSARWAQRCKRAHGSGHDSADGGALFGIVQGGMFEALRSESLQRLQEIGFDGYAIGGLAVGEPEDERLKVLEHVQPIMPVDRPHYLMGVGTPRDLVQAVARGVDMFDCVMPTRNARNGHLFTSEGVIKIRNAVHRNDERALDPQCQCETCRHYSRAYLHHLDRCNEILGARLNTLHNLHYYQQLMRQIREAIEAGHFAAFAQAFLASPAGAARRR, encoded by the coding sequence GTGAAATTTGAACTGCTCAAGACTTCTGGCGCGGCGCGGCGTGGGCGCCTGCATTTCATGCGGGGTGTGGTGGATACGCCGGCCTTCATGCCGGTCGGGACTTACGGCACGGTCAAGGCGATGACGCCGGCGGAAGTCCGCCAGGTCGGTGCGCAAATCGTGCTCGGCAATACGTTCCATCTGATGTTGCGTCCGGGGCCGCAGGTTATCCGCGCGCTGGGTGGCCTGCATCGTTTCATGAACTGGGACGGGCCGATTCTGACCGACTCCGGTGGGTTTCAGGTATGGAGCCTGTCGAAGCTGCGCAAGATCACCGAGGAAGGCGTCAGATTTGCTTCACCGATCAACGGTGAGCGGATTTTTCTGACCCCCGAGCAGTCGATCGAGGTGCAGCATGCGCTGGGGTCGGATGTGATCATGCAGTTTGATGAGTGCACGCCGTATCCGGCCAGCGAGCGCCAGGCACGGGATTCGATGGCGCTTTCGGCGCGCTGGGCGCAGCGCTGCAAGCGCGCGCATGGCAGCGGACACGACAGCGCCGATGGTGGCGCACTGTTTGGCATCGTCCAGGGCGGGATGTTTGAAGCGCTGCGCAGCGAATCACTTCAGCGGTTGCAGGAGATCGGCTTTGACGGCTACGCCATCGGTGGCCTGGCGGTGGGCGAGCCGGAAGATGAGCGGCTCAAGGTTTTAGAACATGTGCAGCCGATCATGCCGGTGGATCGGCCGCATTATCTGATGGGCGTGGGCACGCCGCGCGATCTGGTGCAGGCGGTGGCGCGCGGCGTGGATATGTTTGACTGCGTCATGCCCACCCGCAACGCGCGCAATGGGCATCTGTTCACCAGCGAGGGAGTGATCAAGATTCGCAATGCCGTGCATCGCAACGATGAGCGCGCGCTCGATCCCCAGTGTCAATGCGAAACCTGTCGGCACTATTCGCGCGCTTATCTGCATCATCTGGATCGCTGCAATGAAATCCTCGGTGCGCGCCTCAATACGCTGCACAATCTGCATTACTACCAGCAACTGATGCGCCAGATTCGCGAAGCGATCGAGGCCGGTCACTTTGCGGCGTTTGCGCAGGCGTTTCTGGCAAGTCCGGCGGGCGCGGCGAGGCGGCGCTGA
- the secD gene encoding protein translocase subunit SecD, translating to MKPYPLWKYVSLILALTFGALFALPNLYGEDPAVQISLSDGSAPGAAMAGQVTQILQTANLQALGSDLESGQWIVRFATAEDQLKGADAFKRELGRDYVVALNLASKTPEWLRKIGAKPMNLGLDLRGGVHFLLEVDIDEVKAKAVERIVSDVPTLLRNEGIRYSARRQSGDAGVLEFADADRLEKARRAISKNFSEYTLSTLPNNPLALDIRLSEAEAKRIVDFAVQQNLTTLRNRVNQLGVAEPVVQRQGANRIVVQLPGVQDTTRVKDLLGATATLEYRAVADEDAYAAVQSGIIPAGTQLFYTRDGRRPVLLKREIIAGGDNLVDASATVDENGGPAVSVILDGPGSKRMFAFTERNVGKPMAVLFKEREVVTNYNDKGEPVREHRQVEEIISIASIRGVFGKRFQTTGLQSREAHNLALLLKAGALAAPVEIVEERTVGPSLGADNIRQGFNAAVLGLLLVIGFMLFYYRVFGIFAICALLLNLLVLVAILSILQATLTMPGIVGIVLHMGIAVDANVLIYERIREELRDGAKPHAAIDAGYERAFLTIFDANVTGLIATVVLFALGEGPIKGFAITLAIGIITSQYTAIVGTRALAQMVFAKRRNLKDLPVW from the coding sequence ATGAAACCTTATCCACTGTGGAAATACGTCAGCCTGATTCTGGCACTGACGTTTGGCGCCCTGTTCGCTCTGCCCAATCTGTATGGCGAAGATCCGGCGGTGCAGATATCGCTCAGCGATGGCAGCGCCCCCGGTGCTGCGATGGCCGGACAAGTCACACAGATTCTGCAGACCGCCAATCTGCAAGCGCTGGGCAGCGATCTGGAAAGCGGCCAATGGATCGTCCGCTTTGCCACGGCTGAAGATCAGCTCAAGGGCGCCGATGCGTTCAAGCGTGAATTGGGGCGTGATTATGTGGTGGCGCTGAATCTGGCTTCCAAAACCCCGGAATGGCTGCGCAAGATCGGTGCCAAGCCGATGAACCTGGGGCTGGATCTGCGCGGTGGCGTGCACTTCCTGCTGGAAGTGGATATTGACGAGGTCAAGGCCAAGGCGGTTGAACGCATCGTCAGCGATGTGCCAACGCTGCTGCGCAACGAAGGCATCCGTTACAGCGCGCGTCGCCAGAGCGGTGATGCAGGCGTGCTTGAATTTGCCGATGCCGACAGACTCGAAAAAGCACGGCGTGCGATCAGCAAGAACTTCAGTGAATACACCCTGAGTACGCTTCCCAACAATCCGCTGGCACTGGATATCCGCCTGTCGGAGGCCGAAGCCAAGCGCATTGTCGATTTTGCAGTCCAGCAAAATCTCACCACCCTGCGCAATCGTGTCAACCAGCTCGGGGTTGCCGAGCCGGTGGTTCAGCGCCAGGGTGCAAACCGCATTGTCGTGCAGCTGCCCGGCGTACAGGACACCACGCGGGTCAAGGATCTGCTCGGGGCAACGGCAACGCTGGAATACCGTGCAGTGGCCGATGAAGACGCCTACGCCGCCGTGCAAAGCGGCATCATCCCTGCCGGCACACAATTGTTTTACACCCGCGACGGGCGCCGCCCGGTGCTGCTCAAGCGCGAAATCATTGCCGGTGGCGATAACCTCGTCGATGCCTCGGCCACGGTCGATGAAAACGGCGGCCCGGCCGTCAGTGTGATTCTTGATGGCCCCGGTTCCAAGCGCATGTTTGCATTCACCGAGCGTAATGTCGGCAAGCCGATGGCCGTGCTGTTCAAGGAACGCGAGGTTGTCACCAATTACAACGACAAAGGCGAGCCGGTGCGCGAGCACCGCCAGGTCGAGGAAATCATCTCCATTGCCTCCATCCGTGGCGTGTTCGGCAAACGCTTCCAGACCACCGGCCTGCAAAGCCGCGAGGCACACAATCTTGCACTGCTGCTCAAGGCGGGGGCGCTGGCCGCCCCGGTCGAGATCGTTGAAGAACGTACCGTCGGGCCCAGCCTTGGCGCCGACAACATCCGCCAGGGCTTCAACGCCGCCGTGCTGGGGCTGTTGCTGGTGATTGGTTTCATGCTGTTCTACTACCGGGTATTCGGGATTTTTGCGATCTGTGCGCTGCTGCTGAACCTGCTGGTGCTGGTGGCGATCCTGTCGATTCTGCAAGCCACGCTGACCATGCCCGGGATTGTCGGCATCGTCCTGCACATGGGCATCGCGGTGGACGCCAACGTTCTCATTTATGAACGAATACGTGAAGAATTGCGTGATGGCGCCAAACCCCACGCGGCCATCGATGCCGGGTATGAGCGTGCGTTTTTGACCATCTTTGATGCCAACGTGACCGGCCTGATTGCCACGGTCGTCCTGTTTGCCCTGGGTGAAGGCCCGATCAAAGGCTTTGCCATCACCCTGGCGATCGGCATCATCACCTCGCAATACACCGCCATTGTCGGCACCCGCGCGCTGGCGCAGATGGTGTTTGCCAAACGCCGCAACCTCAAAGATCTGCCGGTCTGGTAA
- a CDS encoding ScpA family protein, whose product MLAPAEPDASSADGLAGQALRAPRVNGQPLDKLPEDLYIPPHALEVFLDAFEGPLDLLLYLIRKQNLDILDIPVLKITQQYIQYIQLMQNLKLELAAEYLVMAALLAEIKSSILLPKPPADEAIDEGDPRMALVRRLQEYERFKTASEAMEKLPRVGREVFVAQARPEIAAKTAPMPNPELRELVLAFAAVMQRSALFTHHQISREPLSVRARMSQLLSRLSQAPARFEELLDPAEGRAGVVVCFLAILELTKSAMISLRQDAPLAPIYLGPPQRAQSPSQPPAEADADE is encoded by the coding sequence ATGCTTGCCCCTGCCGAACCCGATGCCAGCAGCGCCGATGGACTGGCCGGGCAAGCCCTGCGCGCGCCCAGGGTCAATGGTCAGCCGCTGGACAAGTTGCCGGAGGATTTGTACATCCCGCCACATGCGCTGGAAGTGTTTCTGGACGCCTTTGAAGGGCCGCTGGACTTGCTGCTGTATTTGATCCGTAAGCAAAACCTCGACATTCTCGATATTCCGGTTTTGAAAATTACCCAGCAATACATCCAGTACATCCAGCTGATGCAAAACCTCAAGCTGGAACTGGCGGCGGAATATCTGGTGATGGCGGCGCTGCTGGCCGAGATCAAATCCAGCATTTTGCTGCCCAAACCGCCTGCTGATGAAGCCATCGACGAAGGCGATCCGCGCATGGCGCTGGTGCGGCGGCTGCAAGAATACGAGCGCTTCAAAACCGCCAGCGAGGCCATGGAAAAACTGCCGCGCGTGGGTCGCGAGGTGTTTGTGGCGCAAGCGCGGCCTGAGATTGCCGCCAAAACCGCGCCAATGCCCAACCCCGAACTGCGCGAACTGGTGCTGGCGTTTGCGGCGGTGATGCAGCGCAGCGCGTTGTTTACCCATCACCAAATCTCGCGCGAGCCGCTGTCGGTGCGCGCGCGCATGTCGCAACTGCTGTCGCGGCTGTCGCAAGCGCCCGCGCGCTTTGAAGAACTGCTCGACCCTGCCGAGGGCCGCGCTGGTGTGGTGGTCTGCTTTTTGGCGATTTTGGAGCTGACCAAATCGGCCATGATCAGCCTGCGCCAGGATGCACCACTGGCACCGATTTACCTGGGCCCGCCGCAGCGCGCGCAATCGCCCTCTCAACCGCCCGCCGAGGCCGATGCCGATGAATGA
- a CDS encoding pseudouridine synthase has product MSERIQKLLSTLGVASRRGIEKMIEEGRITVNGVAATPGQAIDTQDQVRVDGRVIGLNRAPEPSRVLIYKKQVGEVVTRDDPEGRRTVFRKLPKLTSGRWIAIGRLDINTSGLLLLTNDGELARRLMHPSYEIPREYAVRIHGQVTSETIKTLTQGVMLEDGMARFETMRAENAADDDATNQWFRVKLREGRNREVRRLVESQNLEVSRLIRVSYGPIALGRGIKSSSSREATSAEVEALFEAVGMNAEPAKPGKRTRATAFKAGQIARVRSAAEPGAPGRAGARKSSRPDGGARGDVERSSAPAARAARSPARSVPRPETRAPMQEQGKGGQRGRGARVRGAPSPRR; this is encoded by the coding sequence ATGAGCGAACGGATTCAAAAACTGCTGTCCACCCTGGGCGTTGCTTCCCGTCGTGGCATTGAAAAAATGATTGAAGAAGGGCGCATTACCGTCAACGGCGTCGCCGCAACGCCGGGGCAGGCGATCGACACGCAAGATCAGGTGCGGGTGGATGGCCGCGTCATTGGGCTGAACCGCGCGCCCGAGCCCAGTCGCGTGCTGATCTACAAAAAACAGGTCGGCGAGGTGGTCACCCGTGATGATCCTGAAGGTCGCCGCACCGTGTTTCGCAAACTGCCGAAGTTAACCAGTGGCCGCTGGATCGCCATTGGCCGACTCGACATCAACACCTCCGGGCTGTTGCTGCTGACCAACGACGGCGAACTGGCGCGCCGCCTGATGCACCCCAGCTATGAAATCCCACGCGAATATGCTGTGCGCATTCATGGGCAGGTCACCTCCGAGACCATCAAAACCCTGACCCAGGGGGTCATGCTGGAAGACGGCATGGCCAGGTTTGAAACCATGCGCGCGGAAAACGCGGCCGACGATGACGCCACCAACCAATGGTTTCGCGTCAAGCTTCGCGAAGGCCGCAACCGTGAAGTGCGGCGGCTGGTGGAATCGCAGAACTTGGAAGTCAGCCGCCTGATTCGCGTCAGCTATGGCCCGATTGCACTCGGGCGCGGGATCAAGTCCAGCAGCAGCCGTGAAGCCACGTCCGCCGAAGTGGAGGCCTTGTTTGAAGCCGTGGGCATGAATGCCGAACCGGCCAAACCGGGCAAGCGTACCCGCGCCACCGCATTCAAGGCCGGACAGATCGCGCGCGTGCGATCTGCTGCCGAACCCGGCGCGCCGGGTCGTGCGGGCGCGCGCAAATCGTCGCGGCCGGACGGCGGCGCACGCGGTGACGTCGAGCGATCGTCTGCCCCTGCTGCGCGCGCGGCGCGATCCCCGGCACGGTCTGTGCCACGTCCGGAGACGCGCGCGCCGATGCAAGAGCAGGGCAAGGGCGGGCAACGCGGCCGTGGGGCGCGCGTGCGGGGTGCGCCATCGCCGCGTCGATAG
- a CDS encoding acyl-CoA dehydrogenase family protein produces the protein MASYQAPLSEIQFVLNEVLKVERLCELAVFKDATPDTLSGLIDEAARLIEEKLAPLNASADAQGCVLEDGEITVPDGFTEFFHLYRDAGWVGISQKEEYGGAALPYTLGKVVEELLCSANVAFALYPGLTQGCFEALEASASDDIKKTYLPKLATGEWTGTMCITEPQAGSDIGAAKTRATPQADGSYRIDGGKIFITSGEHRMADNIVHFVLARLPDAPAGVKGLSTFVVPKFLVNADGSLGARNGVAVQSIEHKMGINGSVTCVLQFDGAQGWLVGEPNHGIQNMFVMMNLARIMVGFQGLGQCELATQNAIRYALDRKQGKAANGKAEIVEHPDVRRMLLQMKAMTEGARVLAYETAIWVDLARHHPDASVRETAQDWVELNTPLVKSLCTDAAFELGSMAIQVYGGHGFIKEHGVEQIVRDAKILCLYEGTNGIQAMDLVRRKLALHGGRLPQRFFDAVRADLTHAPASLAEPLKVALDALAQTTAQIQAQFKTCPDDAAFGCVDYQRAFALTYLGWNWLRMARAAQACGDAQWVKIKLATAQFFATRILPQVPALLTIVEHSAADFMALDANDFAA, from the coding sequence ATGGCCAGTTATCAAGCCCCGCTGAGTGAAATCCAGTTTGTTCTCAATGAAGTGTTGAAGGTTGAACGCCTTTGTGAACTGGCCGTCTTCAAGGACGCCACCCCCGACACCCTCAGCGGCCTGATCGACGAGGCCGCCCGCCTCATCGAAGAAAAGCTGGCTCCGCTCAACGCCAGCGCCGATGCGCAGGGATGCGTGCTCGAAGACGGCGAGATCACCGTACCGGACGGCTTTACCGAGTTTTTTCACCTGTACCGCGACGCGGGCTGGGTCGGCATCTCACAAAAAGAGGAATACGGCGGCGCTGCCCTGCCCTATACGCTGGGCAAGGTGGTCGAAGAACTGCTGTGCTCGGCCAACGTTGCGTTTGCCCTGTATCCGGGTCTCACCCAGGGCTGCTTCGAGGCGCTGGAAGCCTCGGCCAGCGATGACATCAAAAAGACTTATCTGCCCAAGCTCGCCACTGGCGAGTGGACCGGCACCATGTGCATCACCGAGCCGCAGGCCGGCTCCGACATCGGCGCCGCAAAAACGCGCGCCACACCGCAGGCCGATGGCAGCTACCGGATTGACGGCGGCAAGATCTTCATCACCTCCGGCGAGCACCGGATGGCGGACAACATCGTCCACTTCGTACTCGCACGGCTGCCGGATGCCCCGGCGGGCGTCAAGGGGCTATCCACGTTTGTGGTGCCCAAGTTTTTGGTCAATGCCGATGGCAGCCTCGGCGCGCGCAATGGCGTGGCCGTGCAATCCATCGAGCACAAAATGGGCATCAACGGCTCGGTGACTTGCGTGTTGCAGTTCGACGGGGCTCAAGGCTGGCTGGTCGGTGAGCCGAACCACGGCATCCAGAACATGTTTGTGATGATGAACCTCGCGCGCATCATGGTCGGCTTTCAAGGCTTGGGGCAATGCGAGCTGGCCACCCAAAACGCCATCCGCTACGCGCTGGATCGCAAGCAGGGCAAGGCCGCCAACGGCAAGGCCGAGATCGTCGAGCATCCCGATGTCCGCCGCATGCTGCTGCAAATGAAGGCCATGACCGAGGGCGCGCGCGTCCTCGCCTACGAAACTGCGATCTGGGTTGATCTGGCACGCCATCACCCCGACGCCAGCGTGCGCGAAACCGCGCAGGACTGGGTGGAGCTGAACACACCGCTGGTCAAATCGCTGTGCACCGATGCAGCCTTCGAGCTGGGCAGCATGGCGATCCAGGTGTATGGCGGCCACGGCTTCATCAAGGAGCATGGCGTTGAACAAATCGTCCGCGACGCCAAGATTCTGTGTCTCTACGAAGGCACCAATGGCATTCAGGCGATGGATCTGGTGCGCCGCAAACTGGCGCTGCATGGGGGGCGCCTGCCGCAGCGATTCTTTGACGCGGTGCGCGCCGATCTGACGCACGCCCCGGCATCACTGGCCGAGCCGCTGAAGGTTGCGCTGGATGCCCTGGCGCAAACCACCGCACAGATTCAGGCACAGTTCAAAACCTGTCCCGATGACGCGGCATTTGGCTGCGTTGACTACCAGCGCGCATTCGCCCTGACCTATCTGGGCTGGAACTGGCTGCGCATGGCGCGCGCCGCGCAAGCCTGCGGTGATGCACAATGGGTCAAAATCAAGCTCGCCACCGCACAATTTTTTGCCACGCGTATCCTGCCCCAGGTTCCTGCACTGCTGACCATCGTCGAACACAGCGCAGCCGACTTCATGGCGCTGGATGCTAACGACTTTGCCGCCTGA
- a CDS encoding OmpA family protein encodes MTRMRTLWIAALGMMPLLSISAQAQDGAADPVISTVAIADTTPQPVLDNRWSIWPQIGAIVSDKSDLDTGFAVGAKATRPLFDHLALELGADYSNLSTDRAGDYERISARIGAIGFFGKPFYERSGDFQPFVAGGLHVSSVDFLGQSVAAFGPYAGAGFLQRLNENLMLSVEARYQVDSVSKKNVLPDADYYTWQILAGLRIPLGERPYDPTMDQDGDGVPDYLDRCPNTPQGVQVGADGCPLDSDGDGVPDYLDKCPNTPAGAVVGPDGCEIDSDGDGVPDRLDKCPNTPKGVQVGNDGCPLTDSDGDGVPDHLDNCPDTPRGIPVGPDGCPLDSDGDGIPDYLDECPRTPAGAKVLPNGCALQGDCRTPRPGEQVDANGCAVDRNFILKGVKFEFDSDRLTEEAKQILGDVAETLKAYPNLSVELEGHTDSLGSDAYNLGLSERRANTVKVFLTGKGIPAKRMTSVGYGKTRPIDTNETEEGRDNNRRVELKPQE; translated from the coding sequence ATGACGCGCATGCGGACTTTATGGATTGCAGCCTTGGGGATGATGCCGCTGCTGAGCATTTCTGCACAGGCCCAGGACGGCGCAGCCGATCCGGTGATCAGCACGGTAGCGATCGCCGACACCACACCCCAACCGGTGCTCGACAACCGCTGGTCGATCTGGCCGCAGATAGGCGCCATTGTTTCCGACAAAAGCGATCTGGACACCGGCTTTGCCGTGGGCGCCAAAGCCACCCGACCCCTGTTTGATCACCTCGCACTGGAACTCGGCGCCGACTACTCCAACCTCAGCACCGACCGCGCCGGCGACTACGAACGCATCAGCGCGCGCATCGGCGCCATCGGCTTTTTCGGCAAACCCTTCTACGAACGTTCCGGCGACTTCCAACCCTTCGTCGCCGGCGGCCTGCATGTCTCCAGTGTCGACTTCCTCGGCCAGAGCGTTGCCGCCTTCGGCCCCTACGCCGGCGCAGGCTTTCTGCAACGCCTCAACGAAAACCTGATGCTATCGGTCGAAGCCCGCTACCAGGTCGACTCCGTCAGCAAGAAAAACGTTTTACCCGACGCCGACTACTACACCTGGCAGATTCTCGCCGGTCTGCGCATCCCGCTGGGCGAACGCCCCTACGACCCGACCATGGACCAGGACGGCGATGGCGTCCCCGACTACCTCGACCGCTGCCCCAACACCCCGCAAGGCGTCCAGGTCGGCGCTGACGGCTGCCCGCTCGACTCCGACGGCGACGGCGTCCCCGACTATCTCGACAAATGCCCCAACACCCCCGCCGGCGCCGTTGTCGGCCCTGACGGCTGCGAAATCGACTCCGACGGCGACGGCGTCCCCGACCGTCTCGACAAATGCCCCAACACCCCCAAAGGCGTCCAGGTTGGTAACGACGGCTGCCCGCTGACCGACTCCGACGGTGACGGCGTCCCCGACCACCTCGACAACTGCCCCGACACCCCGCGCGGCATCCCGGTCGGCCCCGACGGCTGCCCGCTCGACTCCGACGGTGACGGCATCCCCGACTACCTCGACGAATGCCCACGCACCCCGGCAGGCGCCAAAGTCCTGCCCAACGGCTGCGCCCTGCAAGGCGACTGCCGCACCCCACGCCCCGGCGAACAGGTCGATGCCAACGGCTGTGCAGTGGATCGCAACTTCATTCTCAAAGGCGTCAAGTTTGAATTCGACTCCGACCGCCTCACCGAAGAAGCCAAGCAAATCCTCGGCGACGTCGCTGAAACCCTCAAAGCCTACCCCAACCTCAGCGTAGAGCTCGAAGGCCACACCGACAGCCTCGGCTCCGACGCCTACAACCTCGGACTGTCCGAACGGCGCGCCAACACCGTCAAGGTATTCCTCACCGGCAAAGGCATTCCGGCCAAACGCATGACCTCGGTCGGCTACGGCAAAACCCGCCCGATCGACACCAACGAAACCGAAGAAGGCCGCGACAACAACCGTCGGGTGGAACTCAAACCCCAGGAATGA
- a CDS encoding cyclic nucleotide-binding domain-containing protein — protein sequence MDRKLLSNIYLFRDFSEAELEQVADIAELRRVGANTELFREGQRADSLLIIQFGSVQIAQAGDNNTVNLATLGSGAHFGEMSFLADEPRSATAQTLEDSQIVVISYERLHQVLGAHPATAVKFYRALAVFLAGRLRATSHDLNFARNRQRH from the coding sequence ATGGATCGCAAGCTGCTGAGCAATATCTATCTGTTCCGTGATTTTTCCGAGGCCGAGCTGGAACAGGTGGCCGATATCGCCGAGTTGCGGCGTGTGGGCGCCAATACCGAATTGTTTCGCGAAGGGCAGCGTGCCGACAGCTTGTTGATCATCCAGTTTGGTTCGGTGCAGATTGCGCAGGCAGGTGATAACAACACCGTCAATCTGGCGACGCTGGGCAGTGGTGCCCATTTTGGCGAAATGTCGTTTCTGGCCGATGAGCCGCGTTCGGCGACTGCGCAGACGCTCGAAGACAGCCAGATCGTTGTGATCAGCTACGAGCGCCTGCATCAGGTTCTGGGTGCACACCCGGCCACGGCGGTGAAGTTTTATCGCGCGCTGGCGGTATTTTTGGCCGGTCGCCTGCGAGCCACCAGCCATGATCTGAACTTTGCACGCAACCGCCAGCGGCATTGA
- the yajC gene encoding preprotein translocase subunit YajC, giving the protein MLDFLISPAAAQAATAPETSVAMQFFPLILLAVLFYFMLIRPQMKRNREHRDMLGQLAKGDEVVTSGGMAGKVSSIGEAYVVVEIADNVTVKIQKGAISSVLPKGTLKAL; this is encoded by the coding sequence GTGCTTGACTTTCTGATCTCTCCTGCGGCTGCCCAGGCTGCAACTGCGCCCGAAACCAGCGTGGCGATGCAGTTTTTTCCGTTGATCCTGCTGGCGGTGCTGTTTTATTTCATGCTGATCCGTCCGCAGATGAAGCGTAATCGTGAACACCGCGACATGCTGGGGCAACTTGCCAAGGGTGATGAAGTCGTCACCAGTGGCGGCATGGCTGGCAAGGTCAGCAGTATCGGTGAGGCCTATGTGGTGGTCGAAATCGCTGACAACGTCACCGTCAAGATCCAGAAAGGTGCGATCAGCAGTGTTCTGCCCAAGGGGACCCTCAAAGCGCTGTAA
- the scpB gene encoding SMC-Scp complex subunit ScpB, whose translation MNEPFFDAAATDVPDDAMQYQTRIKQLEQIIEALLLASEQPLSLEQLNRLLGAELGIGKKELRLALDQLAVALQGRACELREVASGYRIDVRSEYAEWVSLLWQEKPPRLSRALMETLALICYRQPITRGEIEEVRGVAMSPSIIRTLLERGWIREVGVKEVPGRPVLFGSTAQLLDDLCLRSLDELPSLPEIKDPQQLEAALSRLTGQGVAVDEADAGDDVDVDQADDSAPRADMPTVMDTAGRATVTVH comes from the coding sequence ATGAATGAGCCATTTTTTGACGCCGCCGCCACCGATGTGCCGGACGATGCCATGCAGTACCAGACTCGCATCAAACAACTGGAACAGATTATTGAAGCGCTGTTGCTCGCCAGTGAACAACCGCTGTCGCTGGAGCAGCTCAACCGTCTGCTCGGCGCTGAATTGGGCATTGGCAAAAAAGAGCTGCGACTGGCGCTGGATCAACTGGCAGTGGCGCTGCAGGGGCGCGCCTGTGAACTGCGCGAAGTGGCCAGCGGTTATCGCATTGACGTGCGCAGCGAATATGCCGAATGGGTCAGCCTGCTGTGGCAGGAAAAACCGCCGCGCCTGTCGCGCGCGCTGATGGAAACGCTGGCGCTGATTTGCTATCGCCAGCCGATCACGCGCGGCGAGATCGAAGAAGTGCGCGGGGTGGCGATGTCGCCCAGCATCATCCGCACCTTGCTGGAGCGTGGCTGGATTCGTGAAGTCGGCGTCAAGGAAGTCCCGGGGCGGCCCGTGCTGTTCGGCAGCACCGCGCAATTGCTTGACGATCTGTGCCTGCGCTCGCTCGACGAGCTGCCCAGCCTGCCGGAGATCAAAGACCCGCAGCAGCTGGAGGCGGCGCTGTCGCGCCTGACCGGGCAGGGCGTGGCGGTTGATGAGGCCGATGCAGGGGATGATGTCGATGTCGATCAGGCTGATGATTCTGCCCCGCGCGCGGATATGCCGACGGTGATGGATACCGCGGGTCGCGCCACTGTGACGGTGCATTGA
- a CDS encoding glutathione peroxidase — MTTIYDFEAQTLDGRRVKLDTYKGKVLLIVNTASECGFTPQYKGLEALWRKYQPQGLIILGFPCNQFGHQEPGENTQIGAFCSKNFGVTFPLFSKIDVNGDNAHPLYQYLKAQAPGIVGSQAIKWNFTKFLVDRSGKVVKRFASVQTPEKIDAQIAALL, encoded by the coding sequence ATGACCACGATTTACGACTTTGAAGCACAGACCCTGGATGGACGCCGGGTCAAACTGGACACCTATAAAGGCAAGGTGCTGCTGATCGTCAATACCGCCAGCGAATGTGGGTTCACCCCGCAGTACAAGGGGCTGGAAGCCCTGTGGCGAAAATACCAGCCGCAGGGGTTGATCATTCTGGGCTTTCCATGCAACCAGTTCGGCCATCAGGAGCCGGGTGAAAACACCCAGATCGGGGCGTTCTGCAGCAAAAACTTTGGTGTTACCTTCCCGCTGTTCAGCAAAATTGATGTCAACGGCGACAACGCCCACCCGCTCTACCAATATCTCAAGGCACAGGCGCCCGGCATCGTCGGCAGCCAGGCCATCAAATGGAACTTCACCAAGTTTCTGGTCGATCGCAGCGGCAAGGTCGTCAAGCGGTTTGCCTCCGTGCAGACCCCCGAAAAGATCGACGCGCAGATTGCCGCCCTGCTGTAG